One window of Enterobacter sp. RHBSTW-00175 genomic DNA carries:
- the coaE gene encoding dephospho-CoA kinase (Dephospho-CoA kinase (CoaE) performs the final step in coenzyme A biosynthesis.) yields the protein MGYIVALTGGIGSGKSTVADAFSRLGIPIIDADIIARQVVEPNTPALKAIEAHFGREVINADGTLNRRQLRECIFSDSSEKAWLNALLHPIIHQETQRQITEARSPYVLWVVPLLVENQLQKKADRILVIDVSPETQIERTMTRDHVSREHAEQILAAQVTREARLAVADDVIDNNGAPDALASDVARLHAQYLTFAAQAVAQEKP from the coding sequence ATGGGGTACATCGTCGCGTTAACCGGCGGCATCGGTAGTGGCAAAAGCACCGTTGCAGACGCTTTTTCTCGTCTGGGCATCCCGATTATTGATGCCGATATTATTGCCCGTCAGGTGGTAGAACCCAATACACCCGCATTAAAGGCCATCGAAGCGCATTTCGGGCGTGAAGTCATCAATGCAGATGGCACACTCAATCGTCGTCAGCTTCGCGAGTGCATTTTTTCTGATTCTTCGGAAAAAGCCTGGCTTAATGCTCTGCTCCACCCCATTATCCACCAGGAAACTCAGCGTCAGATTACTGAAGCCCGTTCACCCTACGTACTGTGGGTTGTACCCCTATTGGTGGAAAATCAGCTTCAGAAAAAAGCCGACCGGATTCTGGTTATCGATGTTTCCCCCGAAACGCAGATCGAGCGAACAATGACGCGCGACCATGTCTCGCGTGAACATGCTGAACAAATTCTTGCTGCTCAGGTCACGCGTGAAGCGCGCCTTGCTGTTGCGGATGATGTTATTGATAATAACGGCGCACCAGATGCTCTTGCATCGGATGTTGCCCGTCTGCACGCGCAGTATCTGACGTTCGCCGCGCAGGCCGTTGCACAGGAAAAACCATAA